The nucleotide sequence GATGGGGGGTCCGCTTCCGGCGCAATTAACTTAGTTCAGGTACAGAACAGAACAAGTAAGTTTGCTTGTCGTAAAAAAGTTGTAGATCCCAAGTTGAATATCGTGGCAGATTTGCATTCTCATGTCGCTCTACCTCTCTCTATCGTTCGTATTCGCAATGAAAAAATGCAACACTCGCTGTCGAAACAAAAAGGGGACGTTGTAGAAGTTAAAAAGACACAAGTCAAACATTAAACAACTCAAGTTCGTGCCAGAAGACAGACCGACCAGTCAGCCCGGCTCAGGGAACAGATAACCCAGCCCATCCATGTCAGGGGACGAGCCGTACCTGCATCTCGGGGTTTTGGTTGGTGGTTTGGAGGTATCGGAACCTAGAGGTGCTGGTACTGTAGGGATGCGCATGTTCCTCTGTGTCTCTAATCTGTGACAAGATAGCGCATTATGCCGAGTGACCGGCAGTTGACCTGTGCATCGCCCTACCCCAGCGCTTCGGCCAAGTATTCCATAGTATCGGCTGATCCTAGGTGTCCTGCCTGGCCTGTGTGTGCCGCGTGTCTGACCCTTTGATCCCTAACGGAGGGAAGAAAATTCTGGACTTTACCAGTAGGTGATGAAAATACTTAGGCAAATCTAGCCGAGGTTTAGTGGACTCTTTGCTcgatttattttaataccttatatcaaggttcggtgttgtCTTATCCCCTAAGGCCCTTGCTTTAGCGGGAGCACTGTGCGGAATCACCCTGGACCCCCTGGACGACGCTGTCGTGCTTCAGTTTTAGCGCGTTTCGTTGCCTTATGTAAGAATTGTAACCGACATCAGACATCATCAGCTCCAGCTTGAGCGCGCCGCTGAAAGGTATCGCCGATCGCGAACGGATAATTTGATCACCTACCAATATCGAGCACGAATTCTAGTATTTCTTTCGCTCTGTATCTCAATTGTTTTTTGCCATGGCGAGCGTTGATGATATTTTCAAGGTTTGTTTACTTCAATCTCCAAGTTCAATACCGCCTAACAAATTCTAGAGCTCAGGCATCTCGGGGAAGCGCAAGCTTGATCCCATTCGAGATCCAAGTAAGCCCCAACTAAACATTTCCTCGTCTCGAACTTTTACTTACAATCTCTAGATGAAATCTACAAATCAGCAAAGATAAACGCCAACGGCTCGAATCGCCATGCCCAAGTCAACGATGCGccagacgaagacgaagacatGGAAGCTGGCCCAGCACCTCCTCCcgccgacgacgaagatTTCGGTCCCGACCTACCTCCCGACGATGACGAAGGTCGCTTCTTCGGCGGTGGTATCACAAAACAAGAATCAGAGATCCTCGATTACGTAGAGGAAGCCGATGCTGGCCAAGCGCCTGAAAAGATCGATGTAGCATGGTTGCGAAAAACGCTAACCAACCTGGAGAGGCACATCAACAAGAACGCCGAGCTTCGCGCCAAGTTCGAAGACCAACCGCAGAAGTTTATTGGCAGTGAGGCTGATCTAGATGCCGACATCAAGGGGCTGTCGCTGCTGTCTGAACATCCTGAACTGTACCCTGAGTTCGTCAAGCTAGAGTGCGTAGCTAGTGTTGTCGGTCTGCTGGCGCACGAGAACACCGATATTGCCATCGATGCGATCGAGATTATGGGCGAGTTGACAGACGAAGACGTCGCGGCGGAGGATGAGCAGTGGAATGTGCTGGTagatgccatgatggaggcAGATCTCCTCAGTTTACTGGTCTCCAACTTCTCACGCCtgaacgaggatgatgaatcaGATCGCAACGGTATCTACCATGCCCTAGGACTCATCGAGAACTTGTGCTCCCGACAATCAGTCGCTGAGCGcgttggagaagatgagaagctcCTACAATGGCTCCTCCAACGCATCCAACGAAAGGAAGACACTGTCTCCCAAAACAAGCAATACGCTGCAGAAATCCTAGCCATCCTCGCCCAAATGTCCGTCGCAAATCGCACGAAACTCATAGACCTCGATGCCGTCGACTtgcttctccagctcatcgCTCCCTACCGACGACGCGATCCCGACAAGggcggcgatgaagaagagtaCATGGAGAACATATTCGCATCCCTAACATGCCTAGCAGATGAAGCTGCAGGAAAGGCAAAATTCATCGACGCAGAAGGTGTAGAACTCTGTCTTATCATGCTCAAAGAGGGAAAGAAGAGCAAACCACCTGCTCTTCGTCTCCTCAACCACGCTGCAGGCGGTATCGCCGGTGTAGACGTCTGTAAAAAGATTGTCGAGGCCGGTGGTCTCAAGGGTCTTTTTACCCTCTTCATGAAGACGCAAGATCATCGCTTAGCAGAACATCTGGTCGAGATCTTCGCCTCAATGCTACGCCTCCTACCAGCTAATTCCGCGGAGAGGATACGAACACTAGCCAAGTTTGTGGAAAAGGACTACGAAAAGAtctccaaactcatcaaattCCGACGAGACTACGTCGCTCGCATTTCACTAGCAGAGCAGCAAAATGACGCTGAGAAAGCCACTACTTCAGAAGATGACCGTGAAGCAGCAGAGCTAGAATGGCTATCGCGGAGAATCGACGCCGGTCTCTTCATACTACAGACCATCGATACAGTTCTCGCGTGGTTAGTAGCAGAAGACACAGGAGCAGCACGCAAGATCAGACAAATTCTAGCCGAGCGCGACGAAAAGGTCTCTGTAATCGGCCGTACACTAAAGGAGCAGCTAGACGCTCTAGACACCACGGAGGAGAACCAGGATCTGAGGGACATGTTGAGCACTCTAGTAGAGTTTGTCCAGTagaaaaataactttaataattcAAGATGTACGTTTTCCTTTTAGAAAGGGAAAAACGCTGGCAGGGCGGGACCACGCAATTTGGTCTTTGTAACACAAATCCTCCTCGTCTATTTGCATCTCCTCTCGTGCTGTGTCAAGCTGAAACGCTCGTAATTATAAACATGTGTGCGCGGTGCTCCCGTCGTTCAGGACTTGTTGGGGGGGACGGGGTTGACGTCGAAGACGGCGCTGAggaggttcttgatgacctGAGCTTGTCCCTTCTTGCCAGCCTCCTGGATGCTCTTGATTTGCTTCTCGGCTTCCTGGTTGGCTTCGGCCTCGGCTTGCTCGTTGCCCTTGCTGTGCTGTACAACCATCAGTATTATTCCCATCGTTGAGGTAGACCGCAGATGGACGGTGTATCTTTCGGGGGGGTATCGTACCTCGGCCTCGAATTTCTTatattcttcttccttcttggccttgtagtCGGCTATCTCTTGCTTGGCCTCATCGCGAGCTTCCCTGACGCGCTTGGTACGGTCTATCGTTCGGTGCTATTAGACAGGTAATTCATCGGTTCGTGAGGAAATGGCGCTTACATTCTCGGGCTGGATAGCGTTGTTAGTTAAGCTATAAACAAGGAGGGGAGATGAAGTTGTAGCGCACCTTTCTGGACAATCTTGGAAGCATCTTGCTCAGCCTGACATCACAGATTAGTTTCCCGTTCGATGGCAGTAAAAGCGCTCGATGCAGCATACGTTGAGCAGCTGTTGAATACCAGCTGAGTTCTGGGCAGACTACGAATGATTAGCCATCGTTCTCCCTCCTATTCGTGAAGCATCTAACCATAATGTCGTAGTATCAAACGTGACGATAAAGCGATCGATTCGGTGGGGGGACAAGTATCGTGTTATCAGGTTCGAggggtgttggtgatggcgtcGTTGTTGATGGGAGTTGGTGTTGCGAATGGTTACATACAAGCACTTGGTGGAGGATTACGTCGGGTGCTGAGCTCAGGCAGCTGATTCGCAGGTGCCGCTAGGTAAGGTACGTTACTTGTTTGGGGGGGAGCTACAGCGCTTAGCGCGTGTGGGAACCGCCAGAGACGCTGTGCGCTTGAAACATGATGGGCTGACAAAGTCCCTTCTTTTGCGACTTGATCATAATCTTTCCCAGGAAATATTTTACTCGAATTGTCTTTATTTGGGTCAATTAGCCTGTCGCAAACCGACCAACCTCTCCGGCGATCTACAAATCCATCGTTTCCGGCCCGAAGAAGATCTGAGGCACCATGTCTCGAGCATCAAAGCTCACCCTACTGGGTACATCGCTCCTCACAGTCACCACAATCGTCGCCGTACATTTCCAGCAAAAGTTCGAACGAGCCGTACGTTTGCCACTTCCCAATTGCTCCTCCAATCCATCTCTCGGAACCCTGAACTAACCATGATCGTAGGCCATGCACGAGGGCGTCGTTCGAGATATGGAACAGCAACGAATCAAGCGAGAAAGACAATTGGACTTTGACTTACAGAAGCAACTCGAAGCAGAATACAAGCGCGAGCAAACAGTGCACGACTCGATAGCAGCGGCGGAGAAAGATCTACCGAATCGATAACACAAAGAACGGCGGGAAAAGTGAATTGGAAAAAAGTGTAATATCATCATACTCCTCTCTAGCGACTACGGCGCCATTAAAGAATTTTGTTGCATCAATGCATTTCGTTGTTTTTTGCTATATTTCCTAACGAATTGGCTATTTTGTACATGATGAACCTCCCCACAACATTACAAAGCTCAGGCAAGCTGATCCTGTCTTGCAGCGCTGCCAAAGCTTTCCCTCTCCGATATTTTAAGCATCGTCAATCTTTTTTTTCGTAAGCAATCTAAACTATCGGTTTGAAACTCCAGATCTGTTGGTAAACATTCTTGCGGCGATGTTCATGGCCTGCAGCTCCTGGAAGAGCAGCTTGGCAGCGTAGGGAATATGGATTTGCGcgatcttggtcttgttctTGCAAGGTCGGCATTCGAATGACTGTTTGGACAGGTTTCTGAAGCATGTTAGCTCTTATTCATGGGTATTTGTAGGGACAACTTACGCAATTGGTGTCATGAGTCCACAAATCTCGCAGACGTGGACACGGAAAGCATCCGACACCTCAAACAGACGCTCCTTCAGGAAAGCAGCGGCACCATGAGCAATCATACAATCACGTTCCATTTCTCCGAATCGGAGACCACCATCACGAGCACGACCCTCGACAGGTTGTCGGGTCATGATCTGGACTGGTCCACGAGCACGAGCGTGAATCTTGTCGTCCACCATGTGACGGAGACGCTGGTAGTAGGTAGGTCCGAAGAACACCTGGGCACGCAGCTTTCGTCCAGTGTGGCCATTGTACATGACCTCGAAACCTCGAGATTGGTAGCCGTGCTTCCTCAGAAGTTCTGAGACTGAATCGACTGTAACATCAGTGAATGGTGTAGCGTCACCCTCCATACCTTCCAGCGTTGAAACCTTGCTAAGAAGACACTCAATCAAATGGGCAATTGTCATTCGCGACGGAATGGCGTGAGGGTTGATAATGATATCAGGAGTAAGACCTTCTCGGCTGAAAGGCATATCCTCCTGTCGATATGTAACACCGATTGTACCCTTTTGACCGTGACGAGAAGCGAACTTGTCACCAATTTGAGGAATCTTGGTGGTTCGCACTCGAACCTTGACGTACTTGACGTTGTCGGCGTTGACTGTCAGAATGACTTGATCAACGATACCGTTCTCAGTACTTCGCAGTGGTGTCGAGATATCACGACGTTGATGCGACTGAGTTCTTGTGCCAAGGTCCTGGTTTTCTTGGTCGATGGGTGCAGTCTTGCCGATAATGATATCTTCACCTGACACACGGACACCAGGTGCCACGataccatcctcatcaagcttgtcgTATGTTCCATGCTTCATGCGAAGTGTTGTCTGCTGGAAAGGCTTCTCAAAGATTTCGGTGTAGTTAAGGccgaccttcttctcttgatcTGAGTACGATCGGAAGAACAGACTTCGGAACAGACCTCGATCAATACTACTCTGGTTCATAATGACGGAATCTTCCTGGTTGTAACCTGAGTAGCAAGCAATTGCGACAATGGCATTTTGACCAGCTGGCAATTCACGGAACTTGAGGAACTCCATGGATCGGGTAGTGGCGAGAGGCTTTTGAGGGTAGTAGAGAATGTTGGCCATGGTGTCCATGCGGCGGGAGTAATTTGTCAAGAAGAAACCCATGGCTTGTTTACCCATAGCAGATTGGTAGGTGTTACGAGGAGACTGTTGCTGTCAGTTGAGTCCATCCATGGTCAAAGGACATACATACCTGGTTGTGATCGGGGAAAGGAATGATACTGGCACAAATACCGAGAATCATACTGGGGTGAATCTCACAATGTGTGTACATGTGAGTTGTGGGGTTAACCTTTGTCTTCAATCGCTTGTTGCGGTCCTCTTCCTGCTCcctcttctctgcctctgccttggcccgtttctcttcttccgtgAGTGTagcttcatcattcttctgtTCACGGTAAAGTTCGAGATCCTCTGGCGTCATGCAAATCATGGctgtctcttcttcctcagcatcGAGATACTCGACAGCTCCTTCGCGAATCAAGCCATCCCATCCAAACTTGTCCTCGGGGTTGGCTGGTGGCTCTGCCTGCTCCTGGGCTAGCCTATTGACATGTTCCTTTGTCAACACTAGTTGTcctttggtgatgttgttctcATAGTCATCCTCCTGGTGGACTGTGAAGACGGGTCTCATGACACGACCAGCATCTGAGAAGATCTTGAATTCGCGGTCTCGGATATCACGAACAAGTGATACTTCGAATTGAACGTACGACTTTCGTCTTGTGTCCAAAACCTGATTCACAAGATGCTTGGGGTCGGCGTGAACACCAACCCAGCTACCGTTGACGAAAATCTTTGTAGCGTGGGGATATCTTGTCGGCTCGTACTCTTCAACGACTTCCATACCTCTGTTGATCATGAATTCAATGAGAGGTTCGGCAGGAGAGCCGACACTGACGTAACACATCAGAGACAAGTTCTTGACCAGACCACAAGCTTGACCCTCAGGCGTTTCGGCGGGACACACCAAACCCCAATGAGTGTTGTGAAGCTGTCGAGGCTTGGCCAATTTACCATCTCGTCCAATGGGAGTATTGGTTCGGCGCAAATGTGAAAGGGTAGAAGCAAAGGTGTATCTGTTCAACACCTGAGAGACACCAGCTGTCGAGCTTGCTGCCTTCTTCTGATCACCCCAGTTACCAGTGGCCAAAGAGTACTTGAGACCATTGGAAAGCGTTGATGGCTTGATGGCGACAGTCAAGTTGAAGTTTCGGTTGCTCTCAACACATCGCTTGAGGTAGTTGGAGAGCTCAGTGTTTATCCTTCGAATGATACCACGGAAGAGCTTCGCCAGTAGAGGACCGGCCAAATCAAGTCGCTTCTTGCCAAAGTGATCGCGATCATCGGGCTCACGACGTCCAAGAGCACACTGCAGAAGCTTGTGCACCATGTAACCCAAAAAGAAGGCCTTACGTGTCTCACTACCCTCTGACTGGGAGATGTGAGGAAGGGTCTCTTTCTGGAGAATATCCTTTGCAACTCGAACACGCTTCTCACGACCGAGACTGGCCTGATCTCTGTTTCCACGCTTTCCGATAAAG is from Fusarium musae strain F31 chromosome 4, whole genome shotgun sequence and encodes:
- the RPB2 gene encoding DNA-directed RNA polymerase II subunit RPB2, translated to MDDYENESDYDYGYDEGITPEDCWTVISSFFETKGLASQQTDSFDEFTQTMVQDLVNEYSTITLDQHNPPAPPGVNIALRRYEIKFGSVMVSRPSMSETDGTVTNLLPYECRDRNLTYAAPTYLKITKKVSVAVDKEVPLHEMDDEQQAEYKRTGENPTKLVWEVEEDAGSIKAEDEPSEMIFIGKMPIMVKSKICHLSSHSDEDLFMLNECPYDQGGYFVINGSEKVLIAQERSAANIVQVFKKAQPSPFTYTAEIRSALEKGSRLISSLTMKLYGKGDSARGGFGQTIQATLPFVKADLPVAIVFRALGVVSDEDILNHICYDRNDSQMLEMLRPCIEEAFCVQDREVALDFIGKRGNRDQASLGREKRVRVAKDILQKETLPHISQSEGSETRKAFFLGYMVHKLLQCALGRREPDDRDHFGKKRLDLAGPLLAKLFRGIIRRINTELSNYLKRCVESNRNFNLTVAIKPSTLSNGLKYSLATGNWGDQKKAASSTAGVSQVLNRYTFASTLSHLRRTNTPIGRDGKLAKPRQLHNTHWGLVCPAETPEGQACGLVKNLSLMCYVSVGSPAEPLIEFMINRGMEVVEEYEPTRYPHATKIFVNGSWVGVHADPKHLVNQVLDTRRKSYVQFEVSLVRDIRDREFKIFSDAGRVMRPVFTVHQEDDYENNITKGQLVLTKEHVNRLAQEQAEPPANPEDKFGWDGLIREGAVEYLDAEEEETAMICMTPEDLELYREQKNDEATLTEEEKRAKAEAEKREQEEDRNKRLKTKVNPTTHMYTHCEIHPSMILGICASIIPFPDHNQSPRNTYQSAMGKQAMGFFLTNYSRRMDTMANILYYPQKPLATTRSMEFLKFRELPAGQNAIVAIACYSGYNQEDSVIMNQSSIDRGLFRSLFFRSYSDQEKKVGLNYTEIFEKPFQQTTLRMKHGTYDKLDEDGIVAPGVRVSGEDIIIGKTAPIDQENQDLGTRTQSHQRRDISTPLRSTENGIVDQVILTVNADNVKYVKVRVRTTKIPQIGDKFASRHGQKGTIGVTYRQEDMPFSREGLTPDIIINPHAIPSRMTIAHLIECLLSKVSTLEGMEGDATPFTDVTVDSVSELLRKHGYQSRGFEVMYNGHTGRKLRAQVFFGPTYYQRLRHMVDDKIHARARGPVQIMTRQPVEGRARDGGLRFGEMERDCMIAHGAAAFLKERLFEVSDAFRVHVCEICGLMTPIANLSKQSFECRPCKNKTKIAQIHIPYAAKLLFQELQAMNIAARMFTNRSGVSNR
- a CDS encoding hypothetical protein (EggNog:ENOG41); amino-acid sequence: MASVDDIFKSSGISGKRKLDPIRDPNEIYKSAKINANGSNRHAQVNDAPDEDEDMEAGPAPPPADDEDFGPDLPPDDDEGRFFGGGITKQESEILDYVEEADAGQAPEKIDVAWLRKTLTNLERHINKNAELRAKFEDQPQKFIGSEADLDADIKGLSLLSEHPELYPEFVKLECVASVVGLLAHENTDIAIDAIEIMGELTDEDVAAEDEQWNVLVDAMMEADLLSLLVSNFSRLNEDDESDRNGIYHALGLIENLCSRQSVAERVGEDEKLLQWLLQRIQRKEDTVSQNKQYAAEILAILAQMSVANRTKLIDLDAVDLLLQLIAPYRRRDPDKGGDEEEYMENIFASLTCLADEAAGKAKFIDAEGVELCLIMLKEGKKSKPPALRLLNHAAGGIAGVDVCKKIVEAGGLKGLFTLFMKTQDHRLAEHLVEIFASMLRLLPANSAERIRTLAKFVEKDYEKISKLIKFRRDYVARISLAEQQNDAEKATTSEDDREAAELEWLSRRIDAGLFILQTIDTVLAWLVAEDTGAARKIRQILAERDEKVSVIGRTLKEQLDALDTTEENQDLRDMLSTLVEFVQ
- a CDS encoding hypothetical protein (BUSCO:EOG09265K5D); this translates as MSRASKLTLLGTSLLTVTTIVAVHFQQKFERAAMHEGVVRDMEQQRIKRERQLDFDLQKQLEAEYKREQTVHDSIAAAEKDLPNR
- a CDS encoding hypothetical protein (EggNog:ENOG41~BUSCO:EOG09265PWR); protein product: MSAQNSAGIQQLLNAEQDASKIVQKAREYRTKRVREARDEAKQEIADYKAKKEEEYKKFEAEHSKGNEQAEAEANQEAEKQIKSIQEAGKKGQAQVIKNLLSAVFDVNPVPPNKS